A genome region from Trichoderma asperellum chromosome 7, complete sequence includes the following:
- a CDS encoding uncharacterized protein (EggNog:ENOG41): MRTGELLVLVRDGKTGRVITAPPEEHLWTYRRKQGIGRASKNEWDNVLEVGPDYYDMTDSLREWRFGFQDYYDVFIWSFVPDEPPMDMYTVVVTELRTAWRLTHPRDVYLHMEPLLRTLTREKDTMRTRKIKAGEDVESIWDTVTSDQVEFRAFNIQEGNITSRATRELGSSPYLFYNKANVVEDEVLFPDEAASNKKRVHFREIRNGVSRIETPNLPSRIRQLERSLALAREGKDHAAAFEETLDSDEGSIWALPRIWQTGFGQLRQGTLSVQQRKLLNHTGLDTINQSQLLADRSEDADFMEIMERDRSFGFKESFHQGDLEPGSSEKYFQVQDKIGALLKTTHTGATDWVLFLVEILDWLQIRADYDDYADDPAAPWPHPFVVQDLVQAFLMVAMFFPESTVTDKVTAFLESGECESFKKSLLFRPQERSQSLPDRKSRTSYKFRDKKFWDEWNKAAKGPGHYTETFPLEWSIAIRPTIAKLYRAGIIAPAYHQNDPQIVPGVAVAMTEPHRPDTLDLFICYEDRYNNFPTLFPPFFSGPEKWTKLLPHAQAFASKHQGARFALLRLWSAPHFYPLMVGLQNRQGNSFLDSVGRPWEWKFVPKDMPGSEFSIHHTISKRLELLEEQFEDRVFTRGDLILVMGEDATDLLKYCVAVTFAVQTKPWLREVDLWKSFINVELGFLQQLDPFWLD, from the exons ATGCGGACTGGAGAGCTATTGGTCCTTGTAAGAGATGGCAAAACTGGTCGCGTGATAACGGCACCTCCTGAGGAGCACCTCTGGACTTATCGTAGGAAGCAAGGGATTGGAAGAGCTTCGAAGAACGAATGGGACAATGTTCTCGAGGTGGGCCCTGATTACTATGATATGACCGACTCTCTGAGAGAATGGCGCTTTGGATTTCAAGACTATTATGACGTTTTTATCTGGAGCTTTGTGCCGGATGAACCACCGATGGATATGTATACCGTTGTGGTAACA gagcttCGTACGGCATGGCGCCTTACACATCCACGAGATGTATATCTTCACATGGAACCGCTCTTGCGGACATTGACCAGAGAGAAAGATACAATGCGCACTCGCAAAATAAAGGCAGGTGAAGATGTTGAAAGTATCTGGGACACTGTGACAAGCGACCAGGTCGAATTCAGAGCTTTTAATATCCAGGAAGGGAATATTACTTCTCGAGCCACTCGCGAGCTGGGTTCTTCCCCGTACTTGTTCTACAACAAAGCCAAtgttgttgaagatgaagttcTATTTCCAGATGAGGCGGCTTCTAACAAGAAGAGAGTACATTTCCGAGAGATTAGAAATGGTGTTAGTCGCATTGAGACTCCAAATTTACCTAGCCGCATCCGACAGCTCGAAAGAAGCCTGGCGTTGGCTCGTGAGGGTAAAGATCATGCCGCCGCCTTTGAAGAAACGTTGGACAGTGATGAAGGTAGCATTTGGGCCCTTCCTAGGATATGGCAGACTGGCTTCGGACAGCTCCGCCAGGGCACTCTTTCAGTGCAACAGCGCAAGCTTCTCAATCACACTGGCCTCGACACGATCAACCAGAGTCAGCTGTTAGCTGATAGATCGGAAGATGCAGACTTTATGGAGATTATGGAACGTGACAGGTCATTTG GATTTAAAGAGTCGTTTCACCAGGGAGATCTTGAACCAGGCAGTAGCGAGAAATATTTCCAAGTTCAAGATAAAATTGGCGCTCTGCTCAAAACTACCCACACTGGAGCGACTGACTGGGTTTTATTCCTTGTCGAAATCCTTGACTGGCTTCAGATTCGAGCAGACTACGACGATTATGCTGATgatccagctgctccatggCCTCATCCTTTTGTTGTTCAGGATTTAGTCCAAGCCTTCTTGATGGTGGCCATGTTTTTCCCAGAATCAACTGTAACGGACAAAGTAACAGCATTCTTGGAATCCGGCGAATGCGAAAGCTTCAAAAAGTCTCTCTTGTTTAGACCACAAGAACGTAGTCAATCTCTGCCTGATAGAAAGAGCCGGACAAGCTACAAGTTTCGCGATAAGAAGTTTTGGGATGAATGGAACAAAGCTGCGAAAGGTCCAGGACACTATACGGAAACCTTTCCTCTCGAATGGAGCATTGCCATCCGCCCGACTATAGCCAAAC TGTACCGGGCAGGAATTATCGCCCCAGCCTACCACCAGAACGATCCGCAAATTGTCCCCGGAGTGGCAGTGGCAATGACAGAACCTCATCGTCCAGACACATTAGATCTTTTCATCTGTTACGAGGACCGATATAATAACTTTCCAACGTTGTTTCcacccttcttctccggTCCGGAGAAATGGACAAAGCTGTTGCCTCATGCTCAGGCGTTTGCAAGCAAGCATCAAGGTGCGCGCTTCGCTCTCCTTCGGCTCTGGTCGGCACCACACTTTTATCCCCTCATGGTCGGATTACAGAACCGGCAGGGCAACAGCTTCCTTGACAGCGTCGGCCGTCCCTGGGAGTGGAAGTTTGTGCCTAAAGATATGCCTGGTAGCGAGTTCAGCATACACCATACCATAAGCAAGAGGCTAGAACTGTTGGAAGAGCAGTTTGAAGACCGTGTGTTTACTAGAGGTGACTTAATCCTCGTTATGGGAGAGGATGCAACGGATTTATTGAAATACTGTGTGGCCGTGACATTCGCTGTACAGACGAAGCCATGGCTGAGAGAAGTTGATCTGTGGAAGAGCTTTATTAATGTCGAGCTAGGTTTTCTGCAGCAGTTGGATCCTTTTTGGCTAGATTAA
- a CDS encoding uncharacterized protein (EggNog:ENOG41) encodes MTQNSSECQALHLSDGSKCTKEATHANGIFCWFHSKQVYGLYRGYKRRNASLDALDDESPPYLKKAKVTLANQTFEDIEDENTLREVHSIYLRYMSSL; translated from the exons ATGACTCAAAATTCTTCCGAGTGCCAG GCGTTGCACCTTTCTGATGGTAGCAAGTGCACGAAAGAGGCTACACATGCCAACGGAATCTTTTGCTGGTTCCATTCCAAGCAAGTCTATGGTCTCTATAGGGGATACAAACGCCGCAATGCTTCGCTGGATGCGCTGGATGACGAGAGCCCTCCCTACCTAAAGAAAGCCAAAGTTACCCTGGCCAACCAGACATTTGAGGACATAGAAGACGAAAATACTCTAAGAGAAGTGCATTCCATCTATTTGAGATATATGTCCTCATTGTAA
- a CDS encoding uncharacterized protein (EggNog:ENOG41~antiSMASH:Cluster_7.2) produces MCNYIYKELKCQHHYHLVESWCPKYIQTERRCVPTIVSKQYWGDDICAACRERQTPSNHPWAKLIRRPESRSVPQARVPAQ; encoded by the exons ATGTGCAACTACATCTAC AAAGAGCTCAAGTGCCAGCACCACTACCACCTGGTAGAATCATGGTGCCCTAAATATATTCAGACTGAGCGACGGTGCGTTCCCACAATTGTGAGCAAACAGTACTG GGGCGACGATATCTGTG CTGCTTGCCGAGAACGCCAGACACCTAGCAACCACCCATGGGCAAAGCTCATCCGCAGGCCAGAATCCCGATCGGTTCCTCAGGCGCGAGTGCCTGCCCAATAA
- a CDS encoding uncharacterized protein (EggNog:ENOG41), translating to MLADETDNDEDWDPIKDMKLDKRTQYIDLIKHFLWMDAESTDGNEGDDSVDPVATSTEALPTEDSQAPSKKAKKRSNAKRSATKPGNSGVSAAASIADRGQKRLMAIQESKKASTNADQHVPDKKNIETEREMRKRLSEGVEKKMENIWGFQLVGSLENPHETHTRTAPMTDDEIESAVKDIREIKLLLFCRLLLAQASMLPAALRSSSVEEFLNDAEIVDSDLRDLCLKLEDPSLQQIRDACADFARGDDAEEDIDNASDESETEDEDDDTFADLMSDNDRYAHLHTDNWLVEKLFPSELKPRKEKAGSSSQKTRVTICGKSVWNHASEKAMSRDGWLQFSIIAKDCDLKHAIQLCRNWAEFSDLSLLTL from the coding sequence ATGTTAGCGGATGAGACAGACAATGACGAAGATTGGGATCCCATTAAAGACATGAAACTCGATAAACGGACCCAATACATTGACTTGATCAAACACTTCCTCTGGATGGATGCTGAAAGTACCGATGGCAACGAAGGGGATGACTCGGTCGACCCAGTGGCCACTTCTACAGAGGCCCTTCCAACGGAAGACAGCCAAGCCCCTTCtaagaaagcaaagaaacgGTCGAATGCCAAGAGAAGCGCCACGAAACCTGGCAATTCAGGTGTTTCTGCTGCCGCAAGTATAGCCGATAGAGGCCAGAAGAGGCTTATGGCCAtacaagaaagcaaaaaagctAGCACAAATGCTGACCAACACGTGCCGGACAAGAAAAATATAGAAACAGAACGTGAGATGAGAAAGCGTCTCAGCGAGGGGgttgaaaagaagatggagaacaTTTGGGGCTTCCAACTCGTAGGTTCATTGGAAAATCCTCACGAGACCCATACCAGAACGGCACCGATGACggatgatgagattgagTCCGCTGTCAAGGATATCAGGGAGATCAaattgctgctcttctgccggctgctgcttgcacAGGCTTCCATGCTACCGGCTGCGCTTCGTTCCAGCAGCGTGGAAGAGTTTCTCAATGACGCTGAGATAGTTGACTCGGACTTGCGAGACCTCTGCTTAAAGTTGGAAGATCCTTCTCTGCAGCAAATTCGAGATGCATGCGCTGATTTCGCACGTGGAGATGATGCGGAAGAAGATATTGACAACGCCTCAGACGAAAGTGAGaccgaggatgaagatgacgatacCTTTGCTGACTTGATGTCCGACAATGACCGATATGCACACCTCCATACCGACAATTGGCTAGTGGAAAAATTGTTCCCCAGCGAGCTTAAGCCTCGCAAGGAGAAAGCCGGATCCTCGTCGCAGAAGACTCGAGTTACTATTTGTGGCAAGAGTGTATGGAACCATGCCAGCGAAAAGGCAATGTCTCGAGACGGCTGGTTGCAGTTCTCCATTATAGCCAAAGACTGTGATCTTAAGCATGCCATTCAGCTTTGCCGGAATTGGGCCGAGTTTTCTGACTTGAGCCTGCTCACCCTATGA
- a CDS encoding uncharacterized protein (EggNog:ENOG41~CAZy:GT32~TransMembrane:3 (o38-58i251-271o318-339i)) codes for MSNCRMPFDEERQDGGDSPSSCQRWSMKYLRLPRLTKMAVFLLLVVDLAIVGVLLYTLEPLITLLRRNEELFTPTVTLPLNGTAGASYYSGDLDRQKIPRILHQTTANSTIPDKWVKSQQSCKETYSDFEYKLWTDESARDFISAEYPWFVENWDGYAFPIQRADAIRYFVLHHYGGIYLDMDTFCNEPIPLEQLEAGPSPHYALFKSTLPTGVTNDFMISTARHPAYAAAVSKLPLFYDITRFWAELQPYANIMMSSGPLFLSLVVKDYLLGQPSLPSPTVEVIHPTELTSYITDLESATWHKADAHALMWLGTRPWTWFLAGAVALVAILYLINYLLLLTCEVFLRKVPSITYAIKESKLA; via the exons ATGTCAAACTGCAGGATGCCTTTCGACGAAGAGCGCCAGGACGGCGGCGACTCGCCATCATCTTGCCAGAGATGGTCGATGAAGTATTTGCGGTTGCCGAGGTTGACCAAGATGGCggtcttcttgctcttggtcGTCGACCTGGCCATCGTGGGAGTGCTTCTCTATACGCTTGAGCCTCTCATTACTCTATTGCGCAGGAACGAAGAACTGTTTACGCCTACAGTCACACTGCCTCTCAACGGCACCGCGGGCGCGTCGTACTACTCAGGCGATCTAGACCGACAAAAGATTCCACGCATTCTGCACCAGACTACCGCCAACAGCACGATTCCTGATAAATGGGTTAAATCGCAGCAGAGCTGCAAAGAAACCTATTCTGACTTTGAGTACAAG CTGTGGACTGATGAGTCGGCTCGCGACTTCATCTCTGCCGAATATCCTTGGTTCGTGGAGAATTGGGATGGCTATGCATTCCCTATCCAGCGCGCCGATGCCATCCGCTACTTCGTTCTCCACCACTATGGAGGCATCTACCTCGACATGGATACTTTCTGTAACGAGCCCATCCCTCTTGAGCAGCTCGAAGCTGGCCCGTCGCCTCATTATGCTCTCTTCAAGTCAACGCTGCCAACTGGCGTGACAAACGATTTTATGATCTCGACCGCGCGACATCCCGCTTACGCAGCCGCGGTCTCCAAGCTGCCATTATTTTACGACATCACTCGATTTTGGGCTGAGCTACAGCCTTACGCCAACATCATGATGTCTTCTGGCCCGCTGTTCCTCAGCCTCGTGGTTAAAGACTACCTGCTTGGACAGCCCTCTTTGCCTTCGCCGACGGTAGAGGTCATCCATCCTACTGAATTGACTTCATACATTACCGATCTCGAGAGCGCTACTTGGCACAAGGCAGACGCTCATGCCCTGATGTGGCTGGGGACTCGGCCATGGACTTGGTTCTTGGCAGGAGCGGTAGCGCTAGTCGCCATTCTATACTTGATTAACTATTTGCTGCTGTTAACCTGTGAAGTTTTCCTTCGCAAGGTTCCCTCCATCACGTATGCCATCAAAGAGAGCAAGTTAGCATGA